A region of the Polaribacter sp. L3A8 genome:
AAAGATGGATTTCAATGTGTTAAATGTGGTCATAACAAGGCTCAAATAAGAAAAGATTTTTCACGTACATGTAATATTTGTTCTCATCAAGAATCATCTACCTCAAACACACTTTTTCACAAGGTAAAGTTTGGTGTTAGAAAAGCTTTTTTTATTGTTTTTGAAATGAGTACAAGTACTAAAAGCCTTTCTGCTAGTTATGTTGCAGTTCGTTTTAGCGTAACAGAAAAGACAGCCCGTTTATTTATGCTCAAAATTAGAGAAGCAATGGAAAGTAGTGGAAATAGTCCTATGACTGGTATTGTTCATGTAGATGAATTTGTTTTGGGTGGACGAGAAAAAGACAAAGTAGGAAGAAGTTATAATGCTAAGAAAAAGAAAGCTATAACTGCTGTTGAACTAACTCAAGATGGAAAAGTTAAAAGAATGTATGCCATGAGAATCGAAGATTTTTCAGCTAGTTCTTTGCAATATATTTTTGTGAATCATATCAGTCGAAAAGCTAAAGTGATAACCGACAAATGGAGAGGTTACAGGCCTATTGCTAAAGTTTATAATATTACTCAAATAGAAAGTAATGGTGGTATGAATTTTAAAGCACTTCATACAATGATTCATCAAGTGAAATCTTGGATAAGAACAACGTATTCTTGGGTTAGTGACTTTAATCTAAATAGATATTTTAATGAATTTTGTTTTAGAATTAATCGATCACAAAGTAAAGCAACAATATTCAATAACTTAATAACTAAAATGGTTGAAAAGGAGAAAGTAGAACATCACAAAATTATATGTAACTAACTACTGACCTCTAAAATTCTTTATGAAAATGGAACAGGACTATATACCATTGCTCAAAATGTGAAAAAATATGTAAAAAGTATATATGGAGCAACCTCTCCTGAATATTCTAACATCTCAAAAATAAAATTTACTTCAAGTTAACATAAAACCAACAAACCACTCTATAAATGTATCAATTTTATTTTATATTACTTCAACCTTAAATATGAATACAACAACTTGAAAGTATATTTTTTCAATCCATTTTAGTAATTGAACAATATTAATTATGAATACATCAATCAAATTTATGAATTAAATAATCTGAATTAATAATTATGCAAAATAAAAAACGAATACAACGCCCAGTTGCCAACAAAGAACTGAGCTAAAAAACAACTCTTTTCTTCATTAAATTTACGCACTATTATTATAGGCTCATAATTCTATCAATTAGTATTTTGAGCTTTTATTTTTTATGTAATTACTATTTATTTTGATAAAACAGAAACGTACGTTTCGTCATATGGTAAACCTGATTTTGCGATAGCAAAACTCTGTTTTATCAATTTATTTGAAACCGCTATTAAAGCCAATTTCTTACTCTTA
Encoded here:
- a CDS encoding IS1595 family transposase produces the protein MNIFKGQNLLEFADRFKTDEDCKKYLADIKWKDGFQCVKCGHNKAQIRKDFSRTCNICSHQESSTSNTLFHKVKFGVRKAFFIVFEMSTSTKSLSASYVAVRFSVTEKTARLFMLKIREAMESSGNSPMTGIVHVDEFVLGGREKDKVGRSYNAKKKKAITAVELTQDGKVKRMYAMRIEDFSASSLQYIFVNHISRKAKVITDKWRGYRPIAKVYNITQIESNGGMNFKALHTMIHQVKSWIRTTYSWVSDFNLNRYFNEFCFRINRSQSKATIFNNLITKMVEKEKVEHHKIICN